The Leguminivora glycinivorella isolate SPB_JAAS2020 chromosome 7, LegGlyc_1.1, whole genome shotgun sequence genomic interval AGGATTGGCACTTTATTATTTCATGTCTgctctaaaaaaaaaagaaacttatACTGAAAATCTCAGGGTAAGAAGTATGCTAATATACATAAATGAATAATTGTAACTATTTGTTTACCTTGTTTATAAGCTATTTTTATCCTAATTAATTTTTCCAGAATGCTCtactttatttaaatattaataatctcAAAGGCCGCAGAATATCATTCCTGTGTGGTGATGCAGGACCACTAGCTTTAGCCACTGTAATATCATACAAATTGGGTAAAGATGCCACTGATTTACCGGACTATAAAACTTTAGCACAAAGGTATGACAGTGATAGATTTTTATTAAAAGGTATTAATTTAGGGATTGTAATATATTTTCCTTGTAATGACTCTTTTTACCATTTGCCAATAAATTGTGTCTCGTTTACATACATAGTGGATGCAAATTAAGAGTTTCAGATAGTACTTTCAATTCAGAGTTGTTAAGCTGTTTAATatacactgttttttttttgtttttatgtaaATTTGACAAATTGTTAGGCTTATTAACAGGACCAGGTATATTGCTtttggttaaataaaaaaaaaattgtcaagtCAGTTATATCAAGTACATAACCGCACAGGTCAAAATGAATACCATTAAGAAGtgtaaagattgtaattcaCTTGTTCATAGTAATGCATTAACAGAGTTTAGACAATAATCTCTTGACCTAAAGAGCCTTCACTAAAAGTTAAtgcaaatcaataaaaacaggttgtaccTATGGAAAAACATAGTGTCCTTCAGAGTGTTTACATTTCTAAgctgataaaaatatataaaaaataggtACCAGTGATTGGTACCTACTATAGATGCAAAACTTTGACAAAagtttaacaaaatatttaaacatctTTCATACTTTTGTAAAGTCAGTTAGTAAATAAGTCATAAGGgtttcttttgtacctttttgagtatggtatggaaccctaaaaaatctaAGTCTATATCTatgtaaatttaattatatagaGATTGAATCTCCAATTTCCAGCACTtgagtaaaataatattttcgagGCGACAAGTAGACTTGACAAGTTTTTTTGAAGTTTTGCATCCACAACAGATATGGTAATAGAGACAGTCCTATTTGCATATTgatataaagttattttttccaGACTTACATCTTTAATGTCTCTGCTGAATGCTTCTCCTGATGAGCTTCTCTATGGCAAGAGTGGTTATTTGTATGCATTGTTGTTTGTCAATAAATATATAGATGAAAGATCTATAATTCCACCACATCTTATGGAGAAGGTATATATCTAATAATATCAGGTATTAGTTATTAACTGAATACTAGTatggaaaatatttacttaaaacaagtgataataaataaaccatggtcaaaaaaagtgtttttaacccttaaatgcatgatgatgtatatatgcatcatatcttTGATGGCCCatggctcaatatgtagctatccgAAATCACATTTATTACTGAATTCATTGTTTAttagtatttaattttaataaataataaaaaaactttaatagtattatgatttattatttaaggattaagatgaaatggcggaaaagtgtgaaaaaacaggattatggcgatttttagtatgtgatttagacTAATTTTTTcagttagtaattattttaagtttaaacattttaccataggggtttcacaaatagtgtacctttctaatagtagtaacTTTACCAATAATgatatatttgtataaatatgatttagcctatttaaggggctccacacggtattcatcgatttttgacaagtttcgAGTTGAAATtcctaaatttgcactataGATAGAATTATAAAatcaacggccatcggttcttcaatcttttatctctattcctaacagccatattttgaaaaaaaaaaaaaaagttattttctaatgaattttttaaacatggtctaaaaactctaaaaaaacacttttattgacctttgacttttctaaaaattcaagagaaattttaattttaaactagttaaaacaaaagttatgacaaaaaaacagtttttgaccctaaaattgtacaactttgatgccaaatatcacagaaacaatgagctgtgaaagtaattatgagatactattttgtttaaaggcgatgctgttaatatgataggctttagaaactatcataatatcaatggattcaaatcgaaggtcattagCGCAGGGAAAGCTCTTAACTTCTagcactgatttagtattaacactttcgaaaccgggctctacgcggcgctacgacattttcgctacatacgggtttccccatgtaatcggctacgcttctacgagcggtgtgcccgacagtcgggttcttggtagcgaaagtgttaaattcgatgtttttttttccagagtcagaaaaccattgtctatcacatatattaatttcccgttaaaagaaaaaaaaatcatgcatttaagggttaattagCTGGGTCCACAGTGACCTATCAGCCTCGCGAGGCAATCACTCGCGCGCAAAACGTCCGTGCTCGTGCGTTGTGCGCGCATGTTTGCCTCGCCCGACCCAATTTGATCAGCAAGATtaaaatagtacctacctacttctacaagatataaagtaaaataCTAAATTCGAAGGATAAgtaatgtcatgtaaaaaaTTAAGTAATGACTAACGATTATATCTCCCGCCCTTTTAGGTGATTTTTTCCATACTAAAATCTGGAAAAGAGTATTCGGAGCAAGTAAAATCCAGCAGTCCCCTTCTCTGGCACTGGCATGACAAGGTGTATTTAGGAGGTGCTCATGGGGTAGCTGGCATTCTTTACATTCTATTACAGGTAAGTTTCGTACTATAGTAAATATACAGCTGACGTGACGTAGATGGCGCTCTAAACAGTTATGCATCCATAATTTAGATGACGCTCAAGAGGCACAACTTTTGCTTTCATTGGGTACACATCCTTTACAAAAGGACCTGTATTACCAAAAGggctaggcagagcacatgaaactgcccaagtgccactcttagcaattagcCAGTTGAAAAAGAAACCGAAATTGGTCAAATTgggatattgcagtgacaaggGGCCCATCTCACGCACCGCAATTGAACTCATATCCCTCAGTCCAGTCGACTTTTTACGACGCCCACGGAAGGAAAGGGGGCGGTGAAATTTACATGCAATTACACATTTCGTCAGATGACAACCAAAACTCATTAAGTACAGTCAGCTAACTAGCGGATGAAACAACACACTAAAAGTATCTGACATCCAGGGAAGATGTGTTTTACTTTTTTCTGACGATATATTATTGTAAGAGTTTGTGCAACTAGGTATGTTGCATTTTTGAttagcggtaacggaatggtagttacttctgaaacgttatttgatccgctacttacttttgatgctgactgtactaccTCGAGGCATAGTGTAGTGAACCGACGATTTCTACTATAAAAATTCTGTTAgtgttacaataaaaataataaatgcaaCAATAGCCGGCTCCACATGACGAATAACGTTCTAGCGCTAAATGGTCAGGAAAATGCCTAACAACGCTGCTTGCTCTGTGGATCCGGTGGTTAGCTAGCGGTGTAGTGGGTTAGCTAGCCAGGACATTTCGATCTCTtgaattatattaaaataacactTCATTTGTTTACGTTTTCTTCCAGGCCCAAGCACACATATCTGCTAACGACATGCAAAATTTTATCAAACCCACCCTGGATTGGCTGttaaatcaaaaatttccaagcGGAAATTTCCCGTCTTCCTTGAAGAGTGCTTCGGGAGACCGCCTCGTACAATGGTGTCATGGTGCTCCTGGTTTTGTGCCTCTGCTGATATTAGCCTACCAGGTACCTTCAAATGTCTCGATAAAAGTCTGGATATTTTTAACAGGTGCATTTTTAACAGGTTTTACCTGTTAAAaatgcactcgatcagggtagagcgagatatagttttggcgcccccttgtcTTGGGGTCCGAAGCCAAAACGCCATCCTTATAGATTTACTATGTCCGTCAGACACGTCACAATCACAACCATTTGACTAAGTGACAAAAATATATCATATGTATATAAAGTAGGTGGAAAcagtaaacgcgagcgaagcgagcgcgaaattttttcctaTTATTTGTGGAGAgggggtctaaaataagcccCTGTCTTTCATAGGCCAAACGTACGCGAGGCTAAAGCTTTCCTGTGCGGCGTGTTCATTGAGGGAGCTCACTAGGATAAGAACAAATGGCTAAATGGCTGTGACGAAACAAAAGAGGCCAAAGACCAAGAACCGATAACAGTCGGATTTGAGCTTCAGTTCAGGGCCAAGGCAAGGCATGGGAGAGAAAAGCAAATTGCAGCAATGGCCGACTTGGACAGACATTGAAAAGTCGAGAAGTTCGACTCTGATTGCAGAACTGTAGAAGAGCAAAGCTTGGAATAATTGgaataaataagttaaattaTGCTCTCACGTTGTTCAgcctttggcatattttggagtatttttagggttccataccaaaaggtacaaaaggaacccttatggcgacgctctgtccgtctgtctgtctgtctgtcacatttctaaatatctcgagaactacttatgctatcgacttgaaatttggaatagttatgaaaattgttaacaaattgaaagttttttattttgatttaataatattaataatagaaaatggccaatatgcaaggggggcaaactgtacatgtcaagttactaggtcaagtggggtatggaccccccccccttatctccgaagtttaccaacgaaaatttaagaaaattttaaaaacacattggttttataccaaatattacaggaaaaataaagtcGTCTCTGTATcatggaaacttttttttaataaaaaaaacttttcaaattttaacttttaatttgATCACCCTTGCAGatatatatcgtacttcaaattaatacgaaatTTTACGTAAAGtattatctttcaaataaactaaaaaatgtCGAAATCGGTTAAGACGGTCCCCCGTTTGAATGCCCTTGCTCGATCGCGCTACTTCCCCTCCCCGCACCCCTGTTATACGATACGTCGATCGAGACTCAAGACCACCATACATAACAAGTCGCCATCTAGGAGGAGTTGCTTGTACTAGATCGCAATACTATAAGCTACTAGCGCCAGGAGTTGCCTGTAGGAATGTATGGGTACTAATACACTTTAAtgctataaatatgcaaattttttttaacgagaaaaactactaaacatattataaacggAAATAAATGCAGTAAACTAaagaaaagtgaccaaggccttcaGTTACCCGCGGCTGGAATGCTGTCGTattatggaagatttttttgtcaataatcaatatgaatgttgttgtattgacgtatcataaaattttaaactcGAACCAGAGGGCCCTGTGGCATCATCAATGGCCGTATCGATAACCGGAACAAAATGTAtctaaattatcattagataattcctgttttagtactaaaacaaattgtttatttcacaaTGTACAATGTGAA includes:
- the LOC125227769 gene encoding lanC-like protein 2; translated protein: MAPKGTFENNFEDYSEATALTVLNETQDAISSRFHTKLQKYTDAKLHFLTTELASDIFYDNTVYTGSAGLALYYFMSALKKKETYTENLRNALLYLNINNLKGRRISFLCGDAGPLALATVISYKLGKDATDLPDYKTLAQRLTSLMSLLNASPDELLYGKSGYLYALLFVNKYIDERSIIPPHLMEKVIFSILKSGKEYSEQVKSSSPLLWHWHDKVYLGGAHGVAGILYILLQAQAHISANDMQNFIKPTLDWLLNQKFPSGNFPSSLKSASGDRLVQWCHGAPGFVPLLILAYQIFGDDKYIKTALQCGNAVWDRGLTTKGYSICHGVSGNAYTFIQLYQVTKQPIHLYRACCFTEWCCLERSGTELQPPERPASLFEGLVGRLLLARDMQAVQLAHFPAYTV